In Amycolatopsis sulphurea, one genomic interval encodes:
- a CDS encoding cytochrome P450, with translation MDLADPSVITDPFTAYGHARGQGPVARLSGPGFGPVWVLTRHAEARAMLTDPRFALGAGTFQPLDVPEHCRPYMRTMQEMEGEPHARLRRLTAPAFAARRALAFRPRIDRVVARLLDALPEHEPVDLITAFAQPLPMEVICELVGVPEADRPNWHEYGSNVVRGSGEGFATAVPGIIDGARDLVAHPDSELLRHLTEDAGLTGQETVALVWQLVLAGQTPANFLANAVDALITYPDQLAVLRDGPHHWPNAVDELMRWCGSQLLTIPRRATQDVELYGVTVREGEQVTVSIAAANRDPRVFPEPDRLDVRRAAGGHLGFAFGPHFCLGASFARVQIEVALTALFDRFPTLRTLDARRAPDPGTWRLATLQVSG, from the coding sequence ATCGACCTGGCCGACCCCTCCGTGATCACCGATCCGTTCACCGCCTACGGACACGCGCGGGGACAGGGACCGGTGGCCCGGCTCAGCGGGCCGGGGTTCGGCCCGGTGTGGGTGCTGACGCGGCACGCCGAGGCGCGCGCGATGCTCACCGATCCGCGGTTCGCGCTCGGGGCAGGCACTTTTCAGCCGCTCGACGTGCCCGAACACTGCCGTCCCTATATGCGGACCATGCAGGAAATGGAGGGCGAACCACACGCCCGCCTCCGCCGGCTGACCGCGCCGGCGTTCGCTGCCCGGCGGGCGCTGGCGTTCCGGCCTCGGATCGACCGCGTGGTGGCCCGGCTGCTCGACGCACTGCCCGAGCACGAGCCGGTGGACCTGATCACCGCGTTCGCGCAGCCGTTGCCGATGGAGGTGATCTGCGAACTGGTCGGCGTCCCGGAGGCGGACCGGCCGAACTGGCACGAGTATGGCTCGAACGTGGTCCGCGGCTCCGGCGAAGGATTCGCCACCGCCGTCCCCGGGATCATCGACGGCGCACGAGACCTCGTCGCGCACCCGGACAGCGAGCTGCTGCGCCACCTCACCGAGGACGCGGGGCTGACCGGCCAGGAGACCGTGGCCCTCGTCTGGCAGCTCGTGCTCGCCGGGCAGACTCCGGCGAATTTCCTGGCCAATGCCGTAGATGCGCTGATCACCTACCCCGATCAGCTGGCCGTGCTCCGCGACGGACCACACCACTGGCCGAACGCGGTGGACGAGCTGATGCGCTGGTGTGGCTCGCAACTGCTGACCATTCCCCGACGCGCGACCCAGGACGTCGAGCTGTACGGCGTCACCGTCCGCGAAGGCGAACAGGTGACCGTGTCGATCGCGGCGGCGAACCGGGACCCGCGGGTGTTCCCTGAGCCGGACCGGCTGGACGTGCGCCGGGCAGCGGGCGGGCACCTCGGATTCGCCTTCGGTCCGCACTTCTGCCTCGGCGCCTCGTTCGCCCGTGTCCAGATCGAGGTCGCG
- a CDS encoding TetR/AcrR family transcriptional regulator, producing MARLTRAETQERNRAKVLGAAREEFTERGFREAKIDVIAQRAELTRGAVYSNFPGKRALYFAVLAEEAERSAAELPGPYRSLTAGDVLGALARTWVARLPLASDPAARLGVELLPEILADELTHRPYAQLLRFDAIVFGLAMERLSPPERMGGRLVRVAEAAFTLLHGASQLAAAAPGFGEPFNVVRACEALPSLRFEDSWPTPPIVPQARAAGEAWAPPESFDALRAQPVRLDGDGVVAVLGLHRLSAIEEAVRAAFTTDDVTLVVVTGQPGELVPLVALVLADLRGLLRQSCPVDAWPRLRVVVDETGEIAAAAGVSAVSDATETAIRVESGRIVVRAEGFGACHAAATGGKVA from the coding sequence ATGGCCCGGCTGACCAGGGCGGAAACGCAGGAGCGCAACCGGGCGAAGGTGCTCGGCGCGGCGCGGGAGGAGTTCACCGAACGGGGGTTTCGGGAGGCGAAGATCGATGTGATCGCCCAGCGGGCGGAGCTGACGCGCGGGGCCGTCTACTCCAACTTCCCGGGTAAGCGCGCGCTGTACTTCGCCGTGCTCGCGGAGGAGGCGGAACGGTCCGCGGCCGAGCTGCCGGGGCCGTACCGTTCGCTCACCGCGGGGGACGTGCTGGGGGCGCTGGCCCGCACCTGGGTGGCGCGGCTGCCGCTGGCGTCCGACCCCGCCGCGCGGCTGGGGGTGGAGCTGCTCCCGGAGATCCTCGCCGACGAGCTGACCCACCGGCCCTACGCTCAGCTCCTGCGGTTCGACGCGATCGTGTTCGGCCTGGCCATGGAACGCCTGTCCCCGCCCGAACGGATGGGCGGGCGACTGGTCCGGGTGGCGGAGGCGGCGTTCACGCTGCTGCACGGCGCGAGCCAGCTCGCTGCCGCCGCGCCCGGCTTCGGGGAGCCGTTCAACGTGGTGCGCGCGTGCGAGGCGTTGCCGTCGCTGCGGTTCGAGGACAGCTGGCCGACGCCGCCGATCGTGCCGCAGGCGCGGGCCGCGGGGGAGGCGTGGGCGCCGCCGGAATCGTTCGACGCACTGCGCGCGCAGCCGGTCCGCCTCGACGGCGACGGGGTGGTGGCGGTGCTCGGCCTGCACCGGCTGTCCGCGATCGAGGAAGCCGTGCGCGCCGCGTTCACCACCGACGACGTGACGTTGGTCGTGGTCACCGGGCAGCCGGGTGAACTGGTGCCACTGGTCGCCCTCGTGCTCGCCGATCTGCGCGGCTTGCTCCGTCAGTCGTGCCCGGTAGACGCGTGGCCGCGGCTGCGGGTGGTGGTCGACGAGACCGGCGAGATCGCCGCCGCCGCCGGTGTCTCCGCGGTGAGCGACGCGACGGAAACCGCCATCCGGGTCGAATCGGGCCGGATCGTGGTCCGCGCCGAGGGTTTCGGCGCCTGCCATGCGGCGGCGACGGGAGGAAAGGTCGCCTGA
- a CDS encoding MFS transporter, translated as MITATPPTTRTTWLPAAAAVFVCGWGGNQFTPLLVMYQAAGYSAFTVDALLGAYVLGLVPALLASGGLSTRFGRRPVMLAGTACSLVASALIALGPLGAGWIAAGRFLTGVAVAVAMAVGSTWIKELADLDPRATPDVGTRRAALCLTLGLGAGPGIAGVLAQWGPLPMILPYIVHIGLTVIALPFAARGKETLRLDALQTPARRGLPGTTRHPRFRRVIVPSAPWIFGSCGIAYAVMPQLVHDRLGSWSLCYSTLLTVCAIGAGVGIQPIAKRVDRTNSARAILTGMTVMCAGLAMSAAAAAERSPWLALLTALVLGTAYGIVVVSGLLELQRLAQPTEIAELTGIFYALAYLGFLLPSLLAALNGVAGYPMLLSCLAVLALGGTAVIARHSRRHLPAD; from the coding sequence ATGATCACAGCCACTCCGCCAACCACCCGGACAACCTGGCTCCCAGCCGCCGCCGCGGTCTTCGTGTGCGGCTGGGGCGGTAACCAGTTCACCCCGCTGCTGGTGATGTATCAGGCCGCGGGCTACTCGGCCTTCACCGTCGACGCGCTGCTCGGCGCGTACGTGCTCGGCCTGGTGCCCGCGCTGCTGGCGTCCGGCGGCCTGTCCACCCGGTTCGGACGGCGGCCGGTGATGCTCGCAGGCACGGCGTGCTCACTGGTGGCGAGCGCCCTGATTGCGCTCGGGCCGCTCGGGGCGGGGTGGATCGCGGCCGGCCGGTTCCTCACCGGGGTGGCGGTCGCGGTCGCGATGGCGGTCGGCTCCACCTGGATCAAGGAGCTGGCCGACCTCGACCCGCGGGCCACCCCCGACGTCGGCACCCGCCGCGCGGCGCTGTGTCTCACGCTCGGACTCGGCGCCGGCCCTGGGATCGCCGGGGTACTCGCCCAGTGGGGACCATTGCCGATGATCCTGCCCTATATCGTCCACATTGGACTGACCGTGATCGCCCTGCCGTTCGCCGCGCGCGGCAAGGAGACCCTCCGCCTTGACGCGCTTCAGACGCCGGCACGGCGCGGACTGCCCGGCACCACAAGGCATCCCCGTTTCCGGCGAGTGATCGTGCCGTCCGCGCCATGGATTTTCGGCTCGTGCGGTATCGCTTACGCCGTCATGCCGCAGCTCGTGCACGACCGTCTCGGCTCATGGTCCCTCTGCTACTCGACGCTGCTCACGGTCTGCGCCATCGGTGCCGGCGTCGGAATCCAGCCGATCGCGAAACGCGTGGACCGGACGAACAGCGCCCGCGCAATCCTCACCGGGATGACCGTGATGTGCGCCGGACTCGCAATGAGCGCCGCCGCGGCCGCAGAACGTTCACCTTGGCTCGCACTACTGACCGCTCTCGTCCTCGGCACCGCGTACGGCATCGTGGTCGTTTCCGGCCTCCTGGAACTGCAGCGACTCGCCCAGCCGACGGAAATCGCCGAGCTGACCGGCATCTTCTATGCACTGGCCTATCTCGGTTTCCTGCTCCCGTCACTACTGGCCGCACTCAACGGAGTAGCCGGATACCCGATGCTGCTGAGCTGCCTCGCCGTACTGGCACTCGGCGGCACGGCCGTGATCGCCCGGCATTCCCGACGGCACCTGCCTGCGGACTGA
- a CDS encoding GntR family transcriptional regulator, with protein sequence MTEPRVPAADRAYTLTKELVLTGELPGGHLFSEGEIAERLGVSRTPVREAFLRLQVEGLLNLIPKRGAVVVPVPPGEAEDVLDAREAVETSAVRRLARRPELIPGALTELHRVLDTQRRHAEADDLHAFAEADELFHRTIVAAGGNALLLDFYATLADRQRRMNVHALSPIRGQLPEIVGEHEHLLRIITAAETEAGAFAPALRAHLDRVHRR encoded by the coding sequence GTGACCGAACCCCGCGTGCCCGCCGCCGATCGCGCCTACACACTGACCAAGGAACTCGTCCTGACCGGCGAACTGCCCGGCGGGCACCTGTTCAGCGAGGGCGAGATCGCCGAGCGCCTCGGCGTCAGCCGGACCCCGGTGCGCGAAGCCTTCCTGCGGCTGCAGGTCGAAGGCCTGCTCAACCTGATCCCCAAGCGGGGCGCCGTGGTGGTCCCGGTACCCCCGGGCGAGGCCGAGGACGTGCTCGACGCGCGGGAGGCCGTGGAAACGTCCGCAGTCCGCAGGCTGGCCCGCCGCCCGGAGCTGATTCCCGGCGCGCTCACCGAGCTGCACCGCGTCCTTGACACCCAGCGGCGCCACGCGGAAGCCGATGACCTGCACGCCTTCGCCGAGGCCGACGAGCTCTTCCATCGCACGATCGTCGCCGCCGGCGGGAACGCCCTGCTGCTGGACTTCTACGCCACCCTCGCAGATCGCCAGCGGCGCATGAACGTACACGCCCTCAGCCCGATTCGCGGCCAACTCCCGGAGATCGTCGGGGAACACGAGCACCTGCTGCGCATCATCACCGCGGCCGAGACCGAGGCCGGTGCGTTCGCCCCCGCACTGCGTGCGCACTTGGACCGGGTACACCGCCGATGA
- a CDS encoding dihydrodipicolinate synthase family protein has protein sequence MTDREKPWHGVLVATALPFREAANGTLAPDFDTYSEHVSWLAANGCHGVTPNGSLGEYQTLTPEERSRVVQVAVAAAPEGFSVMPGVAAYGAVEARRWAEDAAEAGCSAVMLLPPNAFRADDRSVVAHYREVAKAGLPIVAYNNPFDTKVDLVPELLAQLYHEGLIAGVKEFSGDVRRAYQIAELAPGLDVLCGADDVALELATGGAVGWVSGYPNALPKASIDLWAAATAGDLATALPLYRLLHPLLRWDSKTEFVQAIKLSMDLAGRYGGPCRPPRVPLTAEQDKLVREATIRALEEGLS, from the coding sequence ATGACAGACCGCGAAAAGCCATGGCACGGCGTGCTGGTGGCGACCGCGCTTCCGTTCCGGGAAGCCGCGAACGGCACGTTGGCACCGGACTTCGATACCTACAGTGAGCACGTCTCCTGGCTGGCGGCGAACGGCTGCCACGGCGTGACCCCGAACGGTTCCCTCGGCGAGTACCAGACGTTGACGCCGGAAGAACGCTCACGGGTGGTCCAGGTCGCGGTCGCCGCGGCGCCGGAGGGTTTCTCGGTGATGCCGGGTGTCGCGGCGTACGGGGCCGTGGAGGCGCGGCGCTGGGCCGAGGACGCGGCCGAGGCGGGCTGCTCCGCGGTGATGTTGTTGCCGCCCAACGCCTTTCGCGCGGACGACCGGTCGGTGGTGGCGCACTACCGGGAGGTCGCCAAGGCCGGATTGCCGATCGTGGCCTACAACAACCCGTTCGACACCAAGGTCGATCTCGTGCCCGAGCTGCTGGCCCAGCTGTACCACGAGGGCTTGATCGCGGGCGTGAAAGAGTTTTCCGGCGATGTCCGGCGCGCTTACCAGATCGCTGAGCTGGCGCCCGGGCTCGACGTGCTGTGCGGGGCCGACGACGTGGCGCTCGAACTGGCCACCGGCGGTGCGGTCGGCTGGGTTTCCGGGTACCCGAACGCGCTCCCGAAGGCGTCCATCGACCTGTGGGCAGCTGCGACGGCGGGTGACCTCGCCACTGCCTTGCCGCTCTACCGGTTGCTGCATCCGTTGCTGCGCTGGGATTCGAAGACCGAGTTCGTCCAGGCGATCAAGCTGAGCATGGATCTGGCCGGCCGGTACGGTGGGCCGTGCCGGCCGCCACGGGTGCCGTTGACCGCGGAGCAGGACAAGCTGGTGCGGGAGGCGACCATCCGGGCCCTCGAGGAAGGACTTTCCTAG
- a CDS encoding proline racemase family protein, which yields MRAKRVFHAVDSHTEGMPTRVITGGVGMLPGASMAERRLYFMKHLDHLRTLLMEEPRGHSAMSGAILQPPTRPDADWGVLFIEVSGCLPMCGHGTIGVATVLVETGMVEVREPVTEIRLDTPAGLVLARVEVEDGVARSVTLRNVASFAVGLDREVAVPGLGTVRYDLAFGGNFYAIVELEQLGIPFDRGEKQRMLTAALSIMDAATEQDRPVHPEDPEIAGCHHVYLAAPGSTARHSRHAMAIHPGWFDRSPCGTGTSARMAQLHARGELPLRTDFRNESFLGTAFTGRLLEETTVAGRPAVVPAITGRAWLTGTAQYFLDPEDPFPAGFRL from the coding sequence ATGCGGGCGAAACGGGTGTTCCACGCGGTCGATTCGCACACCGAGGGGATGCCCACCCGGGTGATCACCGGCGGGGTGGGCATGCTGCCCGGGGCGAGCATGGCCGAGCGGCGGCTGTACTTCATGAAGCATCTCGACCACCTGCGCACCCTGCTGATGGAGGAGCCCCGCGGGCATTCCGCGATGAGCGGCGCGATCCTGCAGCCGCCCACCCGTCCGGACGCCGACTGGGGCGTGCTGTTCATCGAGGTCTCCGGCTGCCTGCCGATGTGCGGGCACGGGACCATCGGCGTCGCCACGGTGCTGGTGGAGACCGGCATGGTGGAGGTTCGCGAGCCGGTCACCGAGATCCGATTGGACACCCCGGCCGGGCTGGTGCTCGCGCGGGTCGAGGTCGAGGACGGGGTGGCCCGGTCGGTGACGCTGCGCAACGTGGCCTCCTTCGCGGTCGGGCTGGATCGCGAGGTGGCCGTGCCCGGGCTCGGCACGGTGCGCTACGACCTCGCCTTCGGCGGGAACTTCTACGCCATTGTGGAGCTTGAACAGCTCGGGATCCCGTTCGACCGCGGGGAAAAGCAGCGGATGCTGACTGCCGCACTGTCCATTATGGATGCGGCGACCGAGCAGGACCGGCCGGTGCACCCGGAGGACCCGGAGATCGCCGGCTGCCACCACGTGTACCTCGCCGCCCCGGGGTCCACCGCCCGGCATTCCCGGCACGCGATGGCCATCCACCCCGGCTGGTTCGACCGGTCGCCGTGCGGCACCGGCACCAGCGCGCGGATGGCGCAGCTGCACGCGCGCGGGGAACTTCCGCTGCGGACGGATTTCCGCAACGAGTCGTTCCTCGGCACCGCGTTCACCGGCCGGTTGCTGGAGGAGACCACCGTGGCGGGCCGCCCCGCGGTGGTGCCCGCCATCACCGGACGCGCCTGGCTGACCGGGACCGCGCAGTACTTCCTTGATCCCGAAGACCCGTTCCCCGCAGGATTCCGGCTGTGA
- a CDS encoding ornithine cyclodeaminase family protein, producing the protein MKLLDAEPTVDLAIDALRAALLGGLDPDADPARSVVGVPAGQLLLMPASWAGFTGVKVASVAPGNPARGLPRIQGHYLLLDGATLSPLALLDGVAITSVRTAAVSAVAAGALAEPDASRLVVFGTGPQAHSHVAALRAVRPVRELVVVGRDPARTQDFADKYGELSARAGTPADVADADLVACCTTARTPLFDGALLPEHATVVAVGSHEPDAREVDDTTARRATVVVETTAAALREAGDVVQAVRSGALAEPDLVPLAELVRGRAHATGGPRLFKSVGMAWEDLVVAAATYQAALGEGS; encoded by the coding sequence GTGAAGCTCCTCGATGCCGAACCGACGGTGGACCTGGCCATCGACGCCCTGCGCGCGGCGTTGCTCGGCGGACTCGACCCGGACGCCGATCCGGCCCGGTCGGTGGTCGGGGTACCGGCCGGGCAGCTGCTGCTCATGCCCGCCTCATGGGCCGGGTTCACCGGGGTCAAGGTGGCCTCGGTCGCGCCGGGCAACCCGGCCCGGGGGCTGCCCCGCATCCAGGGGCATTACCTGCTGCTCGACGGTGCGACGCTGAGCCCGCTGGCGCTGCTGGACGGGGTCGCGATCACGTCGGTGCGCACCGCGGCGGTGTCCGCCGTCGCGGCCGGAGCGCTGGCCGAACCCGACGCCTCCCGGCTCGTGGTCTTCGGCACCGGCCCGCAGGCGCACAGTCACGTCGCCGCGTTGCGCGCCGTGCGGCCGGTGCGGGAACTGGTCGTGGTCGGCCGGGATCCGGCGCGGACGCAGGACTTCGCGGACAAGTACGGCGAGCTGTCCGCTCGGGCCGGCACGCCCGCCGACGTCGCCGACGCCGATCTCGTCGCCTGCTGCACCACTGCGCGGACCCCGTTGTTCGACGGCGCGCTGCTGCCGGAACACGCCACGGTCGTCGCCGTCGGTTCGCACGAACCGGATGCCCGCGAGGTCGACGACACCACGGCCCGGCGTGCCACGGTGGTCGTCGAGACGACCGCCGCCGCGCTGCGGGAGGCCGGTGACGTGGTGCAGGCCGTGCGATCCGGGGCGCTCGCCGAGCCGGATCTGGTCCCGCTCGCCGAACTGGTCCGCGGGCGGGCGCACGCGACGGGCGGTCCCCGGTTGTTCAAGAGCGTGGGGATGGCGTGGGAGGATCTCGTGGTCGCCGCGGCCACCTACCAGGCCGCGCTCGGGGAGGGATCGTGA
- a CDS encoding GntR family transcriptional regulator produces MTEEQPPLVLPSFGVPRNLRERITETLRAAVISGELRPGAVHSAPHLAAQFGVSATPVREAMLDLVKEGLVDTVRNKGFRVTEPSEKDLDDLSELRALIEVPTVRRLAETGVDPQVLARLRPLAAGIERAAVEHDLIAHVATDMQFHLMLLAEAGNPQLVEVVRSLRARSRIYGLRRLAERSELVPSSAEHAQLLDLLEARDADGAEALMDRHIRHVRGIWAG; encoded by the coding sequence GTGACCGAGGAACAGCCGCCGCTGGTCCTGCCGTCGTTCGGGGTGCCGCGCAACCTCCGCGAGCGGATCACCGAGACGCTGCGCGCGGCGGTGATCTCCGGCGAGCTGCGGCCCGGGGCGGTGCACTCCGCGCCGCACCTGGCCGCGCAGTTCGGCGTTTCGGCCACCCCGGTCCGCGAGGCCATGCTCGACCTGGTCAAGGAAGGCCTGGTGGACACGGTGCGCAACAAGGGTTTCCGGGTCACCGAACCGTCCGAAAAGGACCTGGACGACCTCAGCGAGCTGCGTGCGCTGATCGAGGTGCCCACGGTCCGCAGGCTCGCCGAGACCGGGGTGGACCCGCAGGTGCTGGCCCGGCTGCGCCCGCTGGCCGCCGGGATCGAACGCGCGGCCGTCGAGCACGACCTGATCGCGCATGTCGCCACGGACATGCAGTTCCACCTGATGCTGCTGGCCGAGGCGGGCAATCCGCAGCTGGTCGAGGTGGTCCGCTCGCTGCGTGCCCGGTCCCGGATCTACGGACTGCGCCGGCTGGCCGAGCGTTCGGAGCTGGTGCCCTCCTCTGCCGAGCATGCCCAGCTGCTGGACCTGCTGGAAGCCCGCGACGCGGACGGTGCGGAGGCCCTGATGGATCGCCACATCCGGCATGTGCGCGGGATCTGGGCGGGATAA
- a CDS encoding class I SAM-dependent DNA methyltransferase: MSGTDPAEVFDAIGADYEAAFGLRPVAERAVRGLLAALPAGARVLDLGSGTGRPVAADLAAAGHRVTGLDVSGEMVRIARAQVPDAEFVQADVRYWETGPESWDAVCAFFSFLQMSRADTEAVLARVAGWLAPGGLLALATVPADVEDLPIEFLGHRMVVTSYSAEALADRVRVAGFEVLETHRETFAPDKPGAEPEEHLLISARKPG, encoded by the coding sequence ATGAGCGGAACCGATCCGGCGGAAGTGTTCGACGCGATCGGCGCGGACTACGAGGCGGCGTTCGGCCTGCGGCCGGTGGCCGAACGCGCGGTGCGGGGCCTGCTGGCGGCGCTGCCGGCCGGTGCGCGCGTGCTCGACCTGGGCAGTGGTACCGGCCGCCCGGTCGCCGCGGACCTCGCCGCGGCGGGTCACCGGGTGACCGGCCTCGACGTATCCGGGGAGATGGTCCGGATCGCCCGCGCCCAGGTCCCGGACGCCGAGTTCGTGCAAGCGGACGTGCGGTACTGGGAGACCGGCCCGGAGAGCTGGGACGCGGTCTGCGCGTTCTTCTCGTTCCTGCAGATGTCCCGCGCGGACACCGAAGCGGTGCTGGCTCGCGTCGCGGGCTGGCTGGCACCCGGCGGGCTTCTGGCCTTGGCGACCGTTCCGGCCGACGTCGAAGATCTGCCGATCGAGTTCCTCGGCCACCGCATGGTCGTGACGAGCTACTCCGCCGAGGCGCTGGCGGACCGGGTTCGCGTGGCCGGGTTCGAGGTGCTCGAGACGCACCGGGAGACCTTCGCGCCGGACAAGCCGGGTGCCGAGCCGGAGGAGCACCTGCTGATCAGCGCGCGCAAACCCGGCTGA
- a CDS encoding antitoxin, protein MSFFDQAKEKLQEFTGGNKDKTGEGIDKAADFADEKTGGGHGDQIRQGADKLKEHFGGGDQPEGGGQPEAGQQPGGPQPGGQEQQFGDGQQQ, encoded by the coding sequence ATGAGCTTTTTCGACCAGGCCAAGGAAAAACTCCAGGAATTCACGGGCGGCAACAAGGACAAGACCGGCGAGGGCATCGACAAGGCCGCCGATTTCGCCGACGAGAAGACCGGCGGCGGCCACGGCGACCAGATCCGCCAGGGTGCGGACAAACTGAAGGAGCACTTCGGCGGCGGGGACCAGCCCGAAGGCGGCGGGCAACCCGAGGCCGGGCAGCAGCCCGGTGGTCCGCAACCCGGTGGCCAGGAACAGCAATTCGGCGACGGACAGCAGCAGTAA
- a CDS encoding CaiB/BaiF CoA transferase family protein — protein sequence MAGPLDGLKVVELAGLGPAPHACLVLADLGADVVRVERPSGSLNLTGDRPDPMLRGRRSVAVDLKAPEGRDLVLRLAGKADVLIEGLRPGVVERLGVGPEECRERNPRLVYGRMTGWGQHGPLAQRAGHDINYLGLTGVLHAIGRAGERPVPPLNLVGDFGGGSMFLLTGVLSALWERERTGLGQVVDAAMVDGAGVLAQMFWALRGVGLWSDERGTNLLDGGAPFYDTYVCADGRYVAVGALEPQFYTALLAGLDLTDAGLPAQLDREGWPAVRAVFTRAFLSRTRDEWAAHFADVDACVTPVLAPDEVAAHPHIAARSGLIELDGVVQPAPAPRFSRTPADIPSPPPVPGGDLAAVLAGWAL from the coding sequence GTGGCGGGACCGCTGGACGGGCTGAAGGTCGTGGAGCTGGCGGGGCTCGGACCGGCCCCGCACGCGTGCCTGGTGCTCGCCGACCTCGGGGCGGACGTCGTGCGGGTGGAACGCCCGTCCGGATCGCTCAACCTCACCGGCGACCGGCCCGACCCGATGCTGCGTGGGCGCCGTTCGGTGGCGGTGGACCTGAAGGCACCCGAGGGCCGCGACCTCGTGCTCCGGCTGGCGGGCAAGGCGGACGTGCTCATCGAAGGGCTGCGGCCGGGCGTCGTCGAGCGGCTCGGGGTCGGGCCCGAAGAGTGCCGGGAGCGCAACCCGCGCCTGGTCTACGGCCGGATGACCGGCTGGGGTCAGCACGGGCCGCTGGCGCAGCGGGCCGGGCACGACATCAACTACCTCGGTCTCACCGGCGTATTGCACGCGATCGGTCGTGCGGGGGAGCGGCCGGTGCCGCCGCTGAACCTCGTCGGTGACTTCGGCGGCGGTTCGATGTTCCTGCTCACCGGGGTGCTCTCGGCGTTGTGGGAACGGGAGCGCACCGGCCTGGGCCAGGTCGTCGACGCGGCGATGGTGGACGGCGCGGGCGTGCTGGCGCAGATGTTCTGGGCGTTGCGCGGGGTCGGCTTGTGGTCCGACGAACGCGGGACCAACCTTCTCGACGGCGGCGCTCCGTTCTACGACACCTACGTCTGCGCAGACGGTCGTTACGTCGCGGTCGGTGCGCTGGAGCCGCAGTTCTACACCGCACTGCTGGCTGGGCTCGACCTCACCGACGCAGGGCTCCCCGCGCAGCTGGACCGCGAAGGCTGGCCCGCGGTGCGCGCGGTCTTCACGCGCGCCTTCCTCTCCCGGACCCGCGACGAATGGGCCGCCCACTTCGCCGATGTCGACGCCTGTGTCACGCCGGTGCTCGCGCCGGACGAGGTCGCTGCGCACCCGCACATCGCGGCTCGTTCCGGGCTGATCGAGCTGGACGGCGTCGTCCAGCCCGCCCCGGCGCCGCGGTTTTCCCGCACCCCGGCGGACATTCCGTCTCCGCCGCCGGTCCCGGGTGGCGATCTCGCCGCGGTGCTGGCCGGCTGGGCGCTCTGA